Genomic segment of Arachis stenosperma cultivar V10309 chromosome 4, arast.V10309.gnm1.PFL2, whole genome shotgun sequence:
TTAATGTACTGTGTTTGATCTTTGAAAGcttcaaaaatcatcaagagAAATGGGACCCCCGCGGGCACCAATGCCTAAGCCTTTCAATCTCTTGCTTTCAGAGGCACAACCCTCTATATATTCAAGATAAGAAAAAGTAagacagaaattttaaaaaGCACCACAAACTCAAATAAAACAAAGATCTATATCAACCCTGATGTATCTTTCACATAACTTTCTGATAGAAAATTACATTATATATCATAATTATCAATTAGATGTTATATAAATTTCACAACGAATAGGAAGTAAACAGTTGATCACATGAAGTTATATAAAGAAGCTGCAAATTTATAGGAAATTTATGAATATCACAACATGCTATAATATAATTTTCAAGCTTGAATTCAATAATGAACATAATAGGAGTAGAATGCTATAATGACAAAAACTAGTAATTAAGTTTGGTTAATCATAACATTACCTGATTTGCACTAATGTTGTTCGAATCAATCTGGAATCGCACATCATCCACCAATCGGCCAATGCAGTGCTCATTGGCAGTTAGTAAAATATTAATTCCCTGGTCAGAATCAACCattcaatcaaatcaaatcaaaataaggAGGAGTAATCGATATACAGAAaaagaacaataataattagACGGAGGATTTATGTCTTTTAAACAAACTCgtattttctgatttttttatatatctttCTCTAACAGACTCCGACATGATCAGTTTTGGTCAAATcttttcaagataaaattttaaaatttaaaattcaactaAAGATATCATTATGACTTgttcctaattaatttaaatcaaatttcatCTTAATAGATTtgatatgatatgatatgattaaatttaaatcaatcaGAACATAATTAATAGGTAGTTCGCTTCCCTTAAATTATGTTCCACTCCTCTTTCTCGTCTTGAATATTTTCATTCTTGGCTTTCAAACAAGTAAGTCATCGTTGATCTTGATCACAATGGCTACAATGTCTAACGATGAGTTAATAGAGATATTGTCTTGGTTACCTGCAAAAGCAATCCACaaactcaaatcttcttcaaaactcttttcagAGCTTCCAAAAACTCCATACTTTGTAGCAAAACAAGCAGAAAACTCATTGAAGAAAGATCGTTCTTCATGCTTCTTCATTCAAAGAGATGACATTCTGACTCACAACGACTGCCTCGAGTTGCATCCTTTGCCGGGAGAGGAACTTTCCTCAGGCGTCCCTGAAAACATGCTACGATTCATCGCAAGCTCGCGACTCAAGATTCTAAGCTCAAGCAACGGTTTACTCCTTTGTGTTCGTCGATCAGAATTGTTTATCATCAATCCAGCAACTTGTTACCTTTTATATATTCCCCTCCCCAACCACTTGCAGCAGCGAGGGAATCTTCATAGTTTGTCCATGACACTGGAATGCGACTCTGATGATTACCGGTTGATTCTTTTTGACAATGAAGAATGGAGTTCATATTTTGATTGCCATGTTTATAGTCATAAACAAGGTGCTTGGAGCTTAAGGAAGAACCGTTTCTTTGCTGGATCTAGGAATTTGAAATTTAACATGCCTGTGATTTGCAATGGCGCCATTCACTTCATCTCGGATTGCTCCAGATATCTTGCTAAAAATAGCACTCATTTTAGGCCTTATATCATGTCTTATGAAATCTCGAACAGTGATGAAGATGAAAACGTCGAAACCAAGTTGTTAAGGGTTCCTAAAGAAGCAAGAAGGGGCTCCCATGATTTCAGTTGCCGTATGAGTATTTTCAAATGGGGAGAAGTTGCTGGCTATCAAACTATTTGCTTAGTGAGATTGAGAAAGCGTGTGTTTACGGTTTGGATTCTAACAAACTATGAGTCGAATTCGTGGAGAAGGATCTTGAAGGTGAGAGTGAAAGGAATGGGTTTAATGGAACAGAATCCTGAGATCAGAGGTTTTACCGTTTTGAATAATGATCTTGTTTTTACTACGAAGAAAAAGGTCTATTCATATGGTTTATGTAGTGATAAATATATGGTGCTCTCGGAAATTTGTGACCATGGGTGTGACTCTAGATTTGTTCATTTTGTTCCTTATTCAGATACTCTTCGTCCATGTGGAATTGGTGCTAAAAGTTTGCATCCTTATTTTTAATTAAGGAAACCTGAAAAGCCAGAAAAGTTAGAATCAGTCACATTAAATGACTTAATTAGGTTTACATAATTAGAGGATGAACAAGactctaaattttatttaatatcaaatatatttagATTCCAATTTTTTTTGCCGTCGTtgaattgaatatttttttgtgactgtCGTTGAATTGATAAAATCCCATGTATGATtaaacattttaatttttataataataataattttctcTTATTATAATACTGagcatttgatatttttttatttaatttatattaataataacattTTACTCCTACCACTATAATCTAAAACAACATGTGCAGTTATTGGATGAAATTATACAAAAATCACGTTCTGCAACCGTTTCAGAACCCTCTTTCTTCCTATGtcatatataaaaattcaacCTATGTAATAATCCTACGCCCttcatcaaaatttttcttttctcttctcttcaaTATTGTCATACATTCGATTCTACCCTCTGCATTGATTTCTACCTTCATTGCCACTGTTGCTACAACTCTGCGTCTCCGAGTCAGTTGAACTGCATCTTTCTCTTGCTTTTCACCACAATTATATGCAGAACCTCCAAACTTCTCCCTCGAATCAGGAGCAACGATGCCAATCATATCCCGGAGTGCTGGCCGCTCATTCCGTCTAGCGGCAGCATCGTCAGTGTTCTGACTCTCAGCCACCACAATATTTGAATCATGCAATGGGCCACAACCTTCGTTATTGTCCCTGCTtggagattcattatctccatGCACAGAAGGGGCTGTACTGCAAGCCCAGCTGCCAGCAACTTCGGAAGTTAAAAGGTCTTCTGTTCTGATTGTGCCTCCAACTTCGGTATCCTCAATAACTTTTTCAGTGTCTGTAGGATCATGTAATTGCAACGGATGCAAAACACGATGATCATGGGCTTGCTCCTCAGTTTCTTGTACATTTACATCATCATCACACTGCATATTGTACCATCTAGAGGACCATAGTTATTCAAATCAACATGTTTTAAGCCATAATTTGAAGGACTTTCAGTTCTAGTACCGCCAGCACCTCCATCCATCATAGCTGTTGTGGCAGCACCATCAATATCAGAACCAACGCCACCTCTTAAATCATGATCATGATCTGCACTGTTGAACTCTGGTGTATTTTGGCATTCTTGACTTCTCACCTCACAGTCATGTTTCTCAGTGACACTGGCTTCATTGCTTGAGGTTTCTACTTAATCTCTGCTGCGTTTCTGTGTAGATGCAGTTGATCCTGCCTTTGCAGCATTTTTGCTATGGTATCCTtcaacttctctctctctcccaggGGTTCTACTAACAGTAATTGCTCCTGTTGCCCAGCAAACAGGATTTGTATCACCTCACATGTTGAATGAAATGCCCGAAGTTGTGTTTCCCTACATAACATCGTTGAACATTAGTGGTCTAAAATTCTAATATCACAATGAAGTAAGATGCAGGTGAAGAAGTTGCATCCTGAAGCGGAGGTGTAAATCAGCATGTAAAGTGACTATTATACCGAAGCAATTTATGAATGAATACTGCATTCGGAAATTTTCATTGAAATAACAGAGTAAGAGTAGAGtgtatatataaaagaaatgtttagTAGTGCATATTCTAATCAAGACAACACAATTAATCATCCAGAAACCTGCATTGTTGTTTAGGCTAAGATCATAGCTCTCGAATTAGTAGTCAAGAACTATAGAAATAGAACCTTATAATTTTGTGGTCAATTATTGACAGAGGAAGGGTGTATAAATAGAACAATTGTTTTTAAAGTAGCAATAACTCTGAAGTTTTCACTAATAAGGCTCCCCAAACCCTACCCTTTTTTATGTCTATTTCTATGTCCATTACACTTCAATTCCGTTTTTCAGAATAGTTcaagaaaatccaatcaaaacCTATGAAAGTATACACTATTTATGATGATTCTAGTTAAAATTTACTATTCTTATCAAATTTTACTCTTGACACAAATTGTTAATGCAAcgaaaaagaaacaaagaagcTGGAAGAAGTATTGCAACTTGAGTCTACATTGGAAAATAAGATGATCGTCTTTACTCATTCAAcataattttcaaatcatacACATctcattattataataaataacaaGAAATAATGCCTTACTGAAGCTTTAGCCTTTCCCTGGCACCTCTTAACCTCCGCCTCTCTGAATCAAGATCTTGCATTGCAGCATTTATCTTCTTTTTTCCTGATCAAGTTCTCCAATTTTCTGCTCCATGAAATACCATGTATGTTCAGCtaaatattaaacaaaatatGATAAAGGCAACATGATTTTCACCATGAATAGGTTTAAGAGTGTGCCataaaaaaacaacaaaaagataaaGGTTTAATATATCTGGAGGTGCCCATAGTTTCCCTCAAGTTTCATTTAGATCCATATAgtttaaaagtttgtaattaATTCCATATATTatacaataaattttaatcaaGTCCCTATAACTTAAATGTTTTTAGTTAAGTCTCTGTATTTGACAAACATTTTTTAACAGGTCTCTTTACTATAAAACTTTTGTGATCAAGTCTCTGTGTTGTACCGAAATTTTCGAGAAAAACAGGGATTTATTATCCAGTATAGGAGCTTCATTGCAAATTCGTTTAACC
This window contains:
- the LOC130975541 gene encoding uncharacterized protein LOC130975541 — its product is MATMSNDELIEILSWLPAKAIHKLKSSSKLFSELPKTPYFVAKQAENSLKKDRSSCFFIQRDDILTHNDCLELHPLPGEELSSGVPENMLRFIASSRLKILSSSNGLLLCVRRSELFIINPATCYLLYIPLPNHLQQRGNLHSLSMTLECDSDDYRLILFDNEEWSSYFDCHVYSHKQGAWSLRKNRFFAGSRNLKFNMPVICNGAIHFISDCSRYLAKNSTHFRPYIMSYEISNSDEDENVETKLLRVPKEARRGSHDFSCRMSIFKWGEVAGYQTICLVRLRKRVFTVWILTNYESNSWRRILKVRVKGMGLMEQNPEIRGFTVLNNDLVFTTKKKVYSYGLCSDKYMVLSEICDHGCDSRFVHFVPYSDTLRPCGIGAKSLHPYF
- the LOC130976604 gene encoding uncharacterized protein LOC130976604 produces the protein MQCDDDVNVQETEEQAHDHRVLHPLQLHDPTDTEKVIEDTEVGGTIRTEDLLTSEVAGSWACSTAPSVHGDNESPSRDNNEGCGPLHDSNIVVAESQNTDDAAARRNERPALRDMIGIVAPDSREKFGGSAYNCGEKQEKDAVQLTRRRRVVATVAMKVEINAEGRIECMTILKRREKKNFDEGRRIIT